From the genome of Primulina eburnea isolate SZY01 chromosome 12, ASM2296580v1, whole genome shotgun sequence, one region includes:
- the LOC140807093 gene encoding heat shock factor protein HSF8-like, with translation MEVPDSRLSSSPRKVGGDGLPPPEPMPSANLPPPFLAKTYDMVNDSSTDKIVSWSASDNSFVVWDSSLFSRDLLPKYFKHNNFSSFVRQLNTYGFRKVDPDRWEFANEGFLRGQKHLLTGISRRKPAHSQPHQQQPPIGQSSSVGACVEVGKFGLEEEVERLKRDKNVLMQELVRLRQQQQTTDGQLKTMVQRLQGMEQRQQQMMSFLAKAVNSPGFLAQFMHQPTDSNRRITEGNKKRRLKQEDVSDYNSVSNASDGQIIKYQPLINEAAKAMLRQILKLGSTRLENVVNDSDSFLMDNCSSPSTTLDSGNSINHHVSGVTLLEAPPIAGLSFTPSGMPIKAFDSALRTEVQSDIVCPAEIVSDQYFGASPRIAAQGPPITLPPVGDTISDISQIIPESNGIMGTETENDTLMDAILSSASSKIPMDIGGLSPDSQIEWDSEELPGIGDPFWETFLRSPFPSEIETDSNLTDEFLEAGDKSQRMELLTEQMGNLSSNAKKL, from the exons ATGGAGGTGCCAGATTCTCGTTTGTCTTCCAGCCCCAGGAAGGTGGGGGGCGATGGGCTTCCTCCGCCGGAACCGATGCCTTCAGCGAATCTTCCTCCACCATTCCTTGCAAAAACCTATGACATGGTGAATGACTCGAGCACAGATAAGATCGTGTCATGGAGCGCTTCGGATAATAGCTTTGTTGTTTGGGACTCTTCCTTGTTTTCCAGGGACTTGCTTCCTAAGTACTTCAAACACAATAATTTCTCTAGCTTTGTTCGCCAACTTAACACATAT GGTTTTAGAAAAGTTGATCCAGACCGCTGGGAGTTTGCAAATGAGGGTTTCTTAAGAGGGCAAAAGCATCTTCTTACAGGTATCAGTCGAAGGAAGCCTGCGCATTCCCAGCCTCATCAGCAGCAACCACCAATTGGACAGAGTTCTTCTGTTGGAGCATGTGTTGAGGTTGGGAAATTTGGGCTCGAAGAGGAAGTTGAAAGGCTTAAGAGGGACAAGAATGTGCTAATGCAGGAGCTTGTAAGGTTGAGGCAACAGCAGCAAACCACTGATGGGCAGTTAAAAACAATGGTTCAGCGTCTTCAGGGTATGGAACAACGTCAACAACAAATGATGTCTTTCCTAGCAAAAGCTGTAAACAGCCCTGGTTTTCTTGCTCAGTTTATGCACCAGCCAACTGACAGCAACAGACGTATAACTGAAGGCAACAAAAAAAGGAGATTAAAGCAAGAAGATGTTTCGGATTATAATTCTGTAAGCAATGCTTCCGATGGTCAGATCATTAAATATCAACCTTTGATAAATGAGGCGGCAAAAGCGATGCTAAGACAGATTTTAAAACTGGGTTCTACAAGGTTAGAAAATGTCGTTAATGATTCAGATAGTTTCTTGATGGATAACTGTTCATCCCCGTCCACTACACTGGACTCTGGCAATTCTATAAACCATCATGTCTCGGGAGTGACTCTTCTAGAGGCACCTCCTATTGCAGGGCTGTCATTCACACCATCGGGCATGCCAATTAAAGCTTTTGATTCTGCACTGAGAACCGAGGTTCAATCAGATATCGTCTGTCCTGCTGAAATTGTGTCTGACCAATATTTCGGTGCGAGTCCTCGGATAGCAGCACAAGGGCCTCCTATTACCCTTCCGCCAGTTGGTGATACCATATCGGACATTTCTCAGATTATTCCAGAAAGCAATGGTATCATGGGAACGGAAACAGAGAACGATACTCTTATGGACGCTATATTATCATCAGCAAGTAGCAAAATCCCGATGGACATAGGTGGACTTTCTCCTGATTCTCAAATCGAATGGGACAGTGAAGAACTTCCTGGAATTGGTGATCCTTTCTGGGAAACATTTCTTCGGAGTCCATTTCCATCGGAGATTGAGACCGACTCCAATTTAACCGATGAATTTCTTGAGGCAGGCGATAAATCTCAGCGCATGGAACTGCTAACCGAGCAGATGGGGAATCTATCATCAAATGCCAAGAAACTTTAA
- the LOC140807031 gene encoding transcription factor MYC2-like — MGGGGDFWAMDGIPSSTSDPSSFWPSTYASHTPNPLPSMDLSKPTSVGQFFNQETLQQRLLALIEGSHESWTYAIFWQSSVAEYGGSSVLGWGDGYYKNEENKMKRKTASSPAEQEHRKRVLRELNSLVSGSQDLADNTVDEEVTDAEWFFLISMTQCFVDGSGIPGQSFYSSNSVWVIGADRLAASHCERARQAQSFGLQTLVCIPLATGVVELGSVELIFQSSDLMNKVRFLFNFNGGQMVSGSGTGSWALAENDPSALWLIDPTSSSVDIKDSFNDNTSKQIGFGHEKPISSTITENPQQQTQGFLTKELNFSESGLNGSRNVRNGEILSFGESSKKSICSKNENLFGVQEENNKTSSKSKNKSPASRGSNEEGVLSFTSGAILHSSGAVKIENGGGVESEHSDLEVSLVKEADSCKTVDLEKKPRKRGRKPANGREEPLNHVEAERQRREKLNQKFYALRAVVPNVSKMDKASLLGDAISYINELKSMLQGVETEKDDLWNQLESVKRELASKGSATPTPKCEPKVSSNVVNTTMDMDVEVKIIGWDAMIRIQGSKKNHPAARLMMALKELDLDVHHASISVVKDLMIQQATVRMEGPFFTQDQLKKALIAKIAAS, encoded by the coding sequence ATGGGAGGTGGCGGTGATTTCTGGGCGATGGATGGGATCCCGTCTTCGACTTCTGATCCGTCTTCCTTTTGGCCTTCTACCTATGCATCTCATACTCCAAATCCTCTGCCGTCAATGGACCTATCCAAACCCACGTCCGTTGGGCAGTTTTTCAATCAGGAAACGCTGCAGCAACGTCTCCTGGCCTTGATTGAAGGCTCTCACGAGAGCTGGACTTATGCCATATTCTGGCAGTCTTCCGTTGCTGAATATGGTGGCTCATCTGTTTTGGGCTGGGGGGACGGGTATTACAAGAACGAAGAGAACAAAATGAAGCGCAAAACGGCTTCGTCACCTGCGGAGCAGGAGCACCGGAAGAGGGTTCTCAGGGAGCTGAATTCTTTGGTGTCGGGATCTCAGGATCTGGCAGATAACACCGTTGATGAAGAGGTTACTGATGCTGAATGGTTTTTCCTGATTTCTATGACTCAATGCTTCGTCGACGGGTCTGGGATTCCGGGGCAATCTTTTTACAGCTCGAACTCAGTCTGGGTGATTGGCGCGGATAGGCTTGCCGCATCTCACTGTGAGCGGGCCCGACAAGCACAGAGTTTCGGGCTTCAAACCCTTGTGTGCATTCCATTGGCAACGGGAGTTGTTGAGCTTGGCTCCGTTGAACTGATTTTTCAGAGTTCAGATCTCATGAACAAGGTTAGATTTTTGTTCAATTTCAATGGAGGACAAATGGTTTCGGGCTCAGGAACTGGCTCCTGGGCCTTGGCCGAGAATGACCCATCAGCCCTTTGGTTGATCGACCCTACTTCGTCTTCTGTAGATATAAAGGATTCATTCAATGATAATACTAGCAAGCAAATTGGTTTTGGTCATGAAAAACCAATTTCCAGTACTATAACTGAGAACCCACAGCAACAAACACAGGGGTTTCTTACTAAAGAATTGAACTTTTCAGAATCCGGGCTTAATGGAAGTAGAAACGTGAGGAATGGGGAGATACTCAGTTTTGGGGAGAGTTCTAAGAAGAGCATTTGTAGTAAAAATGAGAATTTGTTTGGCGTTCAAGAAGAGAACAATAAAACTAGCAGTAAGAGCAAGAATAAGTCCCCGGCTTCGAGGGGTAGTAATGAGGAAGGTGTGCTTTCATTTACTTCGGGTGCGATTTTGCACTCATCTGGTGCGGTGAAGATTGAAAATGGTGGTGGGGTTGAGTCGGAACATTCGGATCTTGAAGTATCCTTGGTGAAAGAGGCTGATAGTTGTAAAACTGTTGATCTCGAGAAAAAGCCGAGAAAACGGGGAAGGAAGCCTGCAAATGGCCGGGAAGAGCCTCTGAATCACGTGGAAGCAGAGAGGCAGAGGAGGGAGAAATTGAATCAAAAGTTTTATGCCCTCAGAGCTGTAGTACCGAACGTGTCAAAAATGGACAAAGCTTCACTTCTCGGCGATGCTATTTCTTATATCAACGAGTTGAAGTCGATGCTTCAAGGCGTCGAAACCGAAAAGGATGATTTGTGGAATCAACTCGAGTCGGTGAAAAGGGAATTAGCCTCTAAGGGATCGGCTACACCTACACCAAAATGTGAACCAAAGGTTTCGAGCAATGTGGTGAACACAACCATGGATATGGATGTAGAAGTTAAGATAATCGGTTGGGATGCAATGATACGCATTCAAGGTAGTAAAAAGAATCATCCAGCAgcaagattgatgatggctctcAAAGAGTTGGACCTAGATGTtcatcatgctagcatatccGTTGTAAAAGATTTAATGATTCAACAAGCAACGGTGAGGATGGAGGGTCCCTTTTTCACTCAAGATCAGCTTAAGAAAGCTTTGATAGCGAAAATCGCAGCAAGTTGA
- the LOC140808439 gene encoding uncharacterized protein, which produces MSSCFSIPKTKFAQDVIVEESPGSLDNPKRILIVMDALREFSFDMLEWVFRNFTLEKCCTVTILGIMPWLNIPLSSKTWSDVWSLNLGNLDSIQGKRDCKNDPKCQKVQRLMELCAKYGVVPEIRTEMGHPLKLVVLEQISSLHATLVLFDRYHDRKNIEYYAGKVPCNLLVVNDNGSVDLIKKHKPVDSQEQSSPPN; this is translated from the exons ATGAGTAGTTGTTTTTCGATACCAAAGACAAAGTTCGCGCAGGATGTGATCGTAGAGGAGTCTCCGGGATCGTTGGACAACCCTAAACGAATACTCATAGTTATGGATGCTCTAAGGGAGTTTTCGTTCGATATGCTCGAATGGGTATTCCGGAATTTCACCCTCGAAAAATGCTGTACTGTTACTATTCTGGGGATAATGCCCTGGCTCAACATCCCAC TGTCTTCGAAGACATGGAGTGACGTTTGGAGTTTGAATCTGGGGAATTTGGACTCTATTCAAGGGAAAAGAGATTGCAAGAATGATCCCAAATGCCAAAAAGTTCAAAGGTTAATGGAACTTTGCGCAAAATATGGG GTAGTACCTGAGATCAGAACTGAAATGGGGCATCCTTTGAAACTAGTTGTTCTAGAGCAAATCAGCAGTCTTCATGCTACGTTGGTATTATTTGATAG GTACCATGACAGGAAGAACATAGAATACTATGCAGGAAAGGTTCCATGCAACTTGTTGGTGGTGAATGACAATGGAAGTGTTGATCTTATCAAGAAACACAAGCCTGTGGATAGCCAAGAACAAAGCAGTCCACCTAATTAA